In Thiospirochaeta perfilievii, a single window of DNA contains:
- a CDS encoding methyl-accepting chemotaxis protein → MIKITEEYKDSAYEVRLKAPMLSIVIKVFLTLMILLGSRSLVRGEFDSVIIMLVFCLFFIYQNIRIYRGKYTSVSLIFTYILAITSSYSAYTMPYTELAYYRFTIIVLMSMSISLIFVPNLKHLVFQYSYLILTYVTFIVIKVNNGSITEVAVKFSDQIFIPSVLIIMILFMFISIRIILDRVSIDAITKIKESDEQTRRMVQLVSASTSQLDEADGMMEKSKLTADSISEIESNINSISVKAGTLNDQFFISKESLEQINRSLVTLETISEDQSANITETSASLEQMVSSIKNSANIIHSKKSSVNNLKDRAVNGALVIDKTSSSFQRVTEHIESIKVMTKVISDISDQTNLLAMNAAIEAAHAGDQGRGFAVVAGEVRKLAESSANSTLQISSSLNQLLESIDSMGEHVIASGDAFKSISVEIEEVKDSMDEISKNIHELSTGSEEILRATSQMIELTYQVNEAVSSVKNSESSVSSNVNNMGSFISDLFAGLQEILLGTEGITNAMFDLSKMSKRLNLNTKELNRKISIS, encoded by the coding sequence ATGATAAAGATTACAGAAGAATATAAAGATTCAGCTTATGAAGTTCGTCTTAAAGCACCAATGCTTAGTATAGTTATTAAAGTTTTTCTTACTTTAATGATACTTTTAGGTTCAAGGTCCCTAGTTAGAGGGGAGTTTGATTCAGTAATTATTATGTTAGTTTTTTGCCTTTTTTTTATATACCAAAATATTAGAATATATAGGGGGAAATATACATCTGTCTCTCTAATCTTTACATATATTCTTGCTATTACCTCATCCTATAGTGCTTACACTATGCCCTATACAGAATTAGCATATTATAGATTCACTATTATAGTATTAATGAGTATGTCAATATCCCTTATCTTTGTACCTAATTTAAAACACTTGGTTTTCCAATACTCATACTTAATTCTCACCTATGTTACATTTATTGTTATCAAGGTAAATAATGGTAGTATTACTGAGGTTGCCGTTAAATTTAGTGACCAGATATTTATACCAAGTGTTTTGATAATAATGATACTATTTATGTTTATTTCAATTAGAATTATATTGGACCGTGTCTCTATTGATGCAATTACAAAGATTAAAGAGAGTGATGAACAGACCCGAAGAATGGTACAACTAGTATCAGCTTCAACCTCGCAACTTGATGAGGCTGATGGAATGATGGAGAAATCAAAATTAACTGCCGACTCTATTTCAGAGATAGAGAGTAATATAAATAGTATCTCTGTAAAAGCAGGAACCCTTAATGATCAATTTTTTATATCTAAAGAGTCACTTGAACAGATAAACAGAAGTCTAGTTACCTTAGAAACAATTTCAGAGGATCAATCAGCTAACATTACAGAAACAAGTGCTTCCCTTGAGCAGATGGTTTCATCAATAAAAAACTCTGCAAATATTATACATAGTAAAAAGAGTAGTGTTAATAATTTAAAAGATAGAGCTGTAAATGGCGCCTTGGTAATAGATAAAACATCCTCTTCATTCCAAAGAGTTACAGAACATATTGAGAGTATAAAGGTTATGACTAAAGTCATATCAGATATAAGTGATCAGACTAATCTATTAGCTATGAATGCAGCTATTGAAGCGGCTCATGCTGGGGATCAAGGACGTGGTTTTGCTGTAGTTGCAGGGGAGGTAAGAAAATTAGCTGAATCTAGTGCTAATAGTACCTTGCAAATATCTTCGAGTTTAAATCAACTTTTAGAATCAATAGATTCTATGGGAGAACATGTTATAGCTAGTGGTGATGCTTTTAAGTCTATAAGTGTAGAAATAGAGGAAGTAAAAGACTCCATGGATGAAATTAGTAAAAATATACATGAACTAAGTACAGGAAGTGAAGAGATTCTTAGGGCGACAAGCCAAATGATAGAGCTTACATATCAAGTTAATGAAGCTGTAAGTTCTGTGAAAAATAGTGAGAGTTCTGTATCTTCAAATGTAAATAATATGGGAAGTTTTATATCTGATCTTTTTGCTGGTCTTCAGGAGATTCTTCTAGGTACAG